From the genome of Pelobates fuscus isolate aPelFus1 chromosome 6, aPelFus1.pri, whole genome shotgun sequence, one region includes:
- the SDCBP2 gene encoding syntenin-2, giving the protein MSLYPSLEDLKVDRAIQAQSSQVIPRPAPAAIMPAAQQLNPGLYPNLAELSNYMGLSLTDEEIQLNMSLMPSQGNAVAIPQSQAGVLVAPVTGNDIGLRRAEIKFGLREVILCKDENGKVGLRLRAVDKGIFVQLVQVNSPASLVGLRFGDQILQIDGENCAGWTSDRAHKALKRAGQDRISLVVRDRPYQRTVTLQKDSQGHVGFIQKKGQITALVKDGSAARNGLLTNHHLCEINGQNVIGLKERQITEVLLNCGQTVTVTVVPSLIYEHIVKKMSTGLIKNSMDHSIPEV; this is encoded by the exons ATGTCTCTCTATCCATCTCTAGAGGATCTGAAAGTGGACAGGGCTATACAG gcCCAGTCCAGCCAGGTTATCCCCAGACCCGCTCCGGCAGCCATCATGCCAGCAGCACAGCAACTTAATCCAG GCCTATACCCCAACCTGGCTGAACTCTCCAACTACATGGGTCTGTCTCTGACCGATGAGGAAATCCAGTTAAACATGTCTCTGATGCCATCTCAGGGTAAT GCAGTGGCAATCCCACAGAGCCAAGCAGGAGTGTTGGTGGCCCCAGTAACTGGAAACGATATCGGGCTCCGGCGTGCAGAGATCAAATTTGGGCTCAGGGAGGTGATTTTATGCAAAGATGAGAATGGAAAGGTGGGACTGAGACTACGCGCTGTGGACAAA GGAATCTTTGTACAGCTGGTCCAAGTAAATTCTCCAGCGTCCCTGGTTGGCCTCAGGTTCGGGGATCAGATTCTGCAAATTGATGGTGAAAACTGCGCTGGATGGACAAGTGACCGGGCGCACAAAGCTTTAAAAAGAGCTGGCCAGGACCGGATCAGTTTGGTAGTGCGAGACCG accTTACCAGCGTACAGTAACCCTACAGAAAGACAGCCAGGGACACGTGGGATTTATTCAAAAGAAAGGACAGATCACAGCGCTGGTAAAAGATGGATCTGCTGCTAGGAACGGACTTCTAACCAATCACCACCTGTGCGAGATCAACGGGCAAAACGTCATTGGCCTCAAG GAGCGTCAGATCACTGAAGTCCTGTTAAACTGCGGGCAGACTGTAACTGTGACCGTCGTTCCCAGTCTGATCTACGAACACATCGTTAAAAA AATGTCCACAGGACTCATAAAGAATTCCATGGACCACTCTATCCCAGAGGTGTGA
- the SNPH gene encoding syntaphilin isoform X1 yields MGCYRHLPSTISTQPGAAPRDGAGEMEWGALCRPLVPPCCTAPMSVPGGRRSSVGSRRRASPPVSMREMYGTSSVSSSNSGSCKGGDSSPSARRTTKYSLCSENHGIKPPTPEQYLTPLQQKEVCIRHLRARLKDMQDALHERDSEVDELRSQLSRMQEDWIEEECHRVEAQLALKAAQREIQQLREVMESVRSRLGDNDLGVQRYFADITLQNRKLETLLQNMELAQNGAPRGAEGGESAGDSPARSLTRSSTYTKLSEPAAGEHQSQDMGDSGYAAPDDSSAVSSGTEFCLGEVPICLKEQQPPMCVEAGVQASSVSDCAVQTDEALVTPESDIIIEKVLQSHAASSPTAWTPTEQEPLDADTSCVVLVTDGNSIEESAAEEPDAPLSYWSRHFVVDLLAVLIPVVPTVAWLCRAQRRQGQPVYNISSLMRGCCSVALHSIRKISCRPVSASNNQP; encoded by the exons ATGGGATGCTATAGACACCTACCTAGTACCATAAGTACCCAACCGGGAGCCGCCCCCCGTGATGGGGCTGGAGAGATGGAGT GGGGTGCTCTGTGCCGTCCGCTGGTGCCTCCTTGCTGCACTGCTCCCATGTCTGTACCTGGAGGCAGAAGGTCCTCAGTCGGCTCTCGGAG ACGTGCCTCTCCACCAGTATCCATGAGGGAAATGTATGGGACGTCGTCGGTCAGCAGCAGTAACTCCGGTTCCTGCAAAGGAGGTGACAGCAGCCCATCTGCACG ACGGACCACTAAGTACAGTTTGTGCAGCGAGAATCATGGAATCAAACCTCCAACCCCGGAACAATATCTCACCCCCCTTCAGCAGAAGGAGGTCTGCATCCGTCACCTGCGGGCACGGCTCAAGGACATGCAAGATGCTCTGCATGAAAG AGACTCCGAAGTGGATGAACTGAGGTCCCAGCTTAGCCGAATGCAGGAAGATTGGATTGAGGAGGAATGCCACCGCGTGGAGGCACAGCTAGCGTTGAAGGCTGCTCAACGGGAGATCCAGCAGCTTCGAGAAGTCATGGAGAGCGTGAGAAGCCGTCTGGGTGACAATGACCTGGGAGTCCAGAGATATTTTGCGGACATCACTTTACAGAACCGAAAGCTGGAGACGTTACTGCAGAATATGGAGCTGGCACAGAATGGAGCTCCGCGTGGAGCAGAGGGTGGAGAATCTGCAGGAGACTCACCAGCCCGCTCCCTCACCCGCAGTTCAACTTACACCAAACTGAGTGAGCCTGCTGCAGGTGAGCACCAATCTCAGGACATGGGTGACAGTGGATACGCAGCTCCTGATGACAGCAGTGCAGTGTCCTCTGGGACAGAGTTTTGTCTTGGCGAGGTTCCCATTTGCTTGAAAGAGCAGCAGCCTCCCATGTGCGTTGAAGCTGGGGTGCAAGCCAGCAGTGTCAGTGACTGTGCAGTGCAGACAGACGAGGCTCTAGTGACCCCAGAATCTGATATAATTATAGAGAAGGTTCTTCAGTCTCATGCAGCCAGTAGCCCGACTGCTTGGACCCCTACAGAGCAAGAACCCTTGGATGCTGACACCAGCTGCGTGGTACTAGTCACAGATGGAAACTCTatagaggagtctgctgctgaggAACCAGATGCTCCCCTTAGTTACTGGAGCCGGCACTTTGTAGTGGACCTGCTGGCTGTCTTGATTCCCGTGGTACCCACTGTTGCTTGGCTGTGCCGTGCTCAGAGGCGCCAGGGTCAGCCTGTGTACAATATCAGCTCCCTGATGCGTGGATGCTGCTCTGTCGCTCTACACTCCATCCGTAAGATCAGCTGCCGGCCAGTCAGTGCCTCCAACAATCAGCCCTAA
- the SNPH gene encoding syntaphilin isoform X2, whose protein sequence is MQSPAGGALCRPLVPPCCTAPMSVPGGRRSSVGSRRRASPPVSMREMYGTSSVSSSNSGSCKGGDSSPSARRTTKYSLCSENHGIKPPTPEQYLTPLQQKEVCIRHLRARLKDMQDALHERDSEVDELRSQLSRMQEDWIEEECHRVEAQLALKAAQREIQQLREVMESVRSRLGDNDLGVQRYFADITLQNRKLETLLQNMELAQNGAPRGAEGGESAGDSPARSLTRSSTYTKLSEPAAGEHQSQDMGDSGYAAPDDSSAVSSGTEFCLGEVPICLKEQQPPMCVEAGVQASSVSDCAVQTDEALVTPESDIIIEKVLQSHAASSPTAWTPTEQEPLDADTSCVVLVTDGNSIEESAAEEPDAPLSYWSRHFVVDLLAVLIPVVPTVAWLCRAQRRQGQPVYNISSLMRGCCSVALHSIRKISCRPVSASNNQP, encoded by the exons ATGCAGAGCCCCGCAG GGGGTGCTCTGTGCCGTCCGCTGGTGCCTCCTTGCTGCACTGCTCCCATGTCTGTACCTGGAGGCAGAAGGTCCTCAGTCGGCTCTCGGAG ACGTGCCTCTCCACCAGTATCCATGAGGGAAATGTATGGGACGTCGTCGGTCAGCAGCAGTAACTCCGGTTCCTGCAAAGGAGGTGACAGCAGCCCATCTGCACG ACGGACCACTAAGTACAGTTTGTGCAGCGAGAATCATGGAATCAAACCTCCAACCCCGGAACAATATCTCACCCCCCTTCAGCAGAAGGAGGTCTGCATCCGTCACCTGCGGGCACGGCTCAAGGACATGCAAGATGCTCTGCATGAAAG AGACTCCGAAGTGGATGAACTGAGGTCCCAGCTTAGCCGAATGCAGGAAGATTGGATTGAGGAGGAATGCCACCGCGTGGAGGCACAGCTAGCGTTGAAGGCTGCTCAACGGGAGATCCAGCAGCTTCGAGAAGTCATGGAGAGCGTGAGAAGCCGTCTGGGTGACAATGACCTGGGAGTCCAGAGATATTTTGCGGACATCACTTTACAGAACCGAAAGCTGGAGACGTTACTGCAGAATATGGAGCTGGCACAGAATGGAGCTCCGCGTGGAGCAGAGGGTGGAGAATCTGCAGGAGACTCACCAGCCCGCTCCCTCACCCGCAGTTCAACTTACACCAAACTGAGTGAGCCTGCTGCAGGTGAGCACCAATCTCAGGACATGGGTGACAGTGGATACGCAGCTCCTGATGACAGCAGTGCAGTGTCCTCTGGGACAGAGTTTTGTCTTGGCGAGGTTCCCATTTGCTTGAAAGAGCAGCAGCCTCCCATGTGCGTTGAAGCTGGGGTGCAAGCCAGCAGTGTCAGTGACTGTGCAGTGCAGACAGACGAGGCTCTAGTGACCCCAGAATCTGATATAATTATAGAGAAGGTTCTTCAGTCTCATGCAGCCAGTAGCCCGACTGCTTGGACCCCTACAGAGCAAGAACCCTTGGATGCTGACACCAGCTGCGTGGTACTAGTCACAGATGGAAACTCTatagaggagtctgctgctgaggAACCAGATGCTCCCCTTAGTTACTGGAGCCGGCACTTTGTAGTGGACCTGCTGGCTGTCTTGATTCCCGTGGTACCCACTGTTGCTTGGCTGTGCCGTGCTCAGAGGCGCCAGGGTCAGCCTGTGTACAATATCAGCTCCCTGATGCGTGGATGCTGCTCTGTCGCTCTACACTCCATCCGTAAGATCAGCTGCCGGCCAGTCAGTGCCTCCAACAATCAGCCCTAA